TAATTAATAATCCTAGCCATAGCAGTGATAGAGTTAAGCTATCAGGCAATAGCAGATGATCCACATCGATCATGGTCATGCAGATCAACAACCAAGTAAATAATAATGCGCCCAGCAGGTGCGGGCTGGCCCCAAAGCGCCACACCAGAACGACGGCTAATACTGCGCTAGTCAGCTCAATAAGCGGATAACGCTTAGCAATGGGCGCCTGACAATAGCGACACCTACCTTTAAGCATAAGCCAACTAAGTAATGGAATATTATCAAGCGCGCTTAAGGCGTGCTGACAATGGCTACAACGAGAGCCAGGCGTACATAAATTAAACGTTACAGCGCTAGGAGAAGGGTGTTGGTGTAAGGTGACACAATCTTGCTGCCATTGCTGTTTTAGCATAATAGGCAAACGATAAATCACTACATTAAGAAAGCTGCCTACTAATAAGCTGATAATGAAGATAATAAAATAAAGCGCTAACATATCGCTAGCGAGCCACTGATAAAGCAGCGCCATGGTAAATCCTTGTTGTAAATAGAAGGGCGAGCGTGATTATTAATGAATAACGCTACCTAAGCTAAAGATGGGTAGATACATAGCAATCACTAACCCTCCCACTAGTACGCCTAGTATTAACATCATTACAGGTTCAATTAAACTGGCGAGTGCTTCAACTGTGCTATCTACTTCGGTTTCATAGATATTGGCTATTTTATGCATCATATCGTCGATGCGACCTGTTTCTTCGCCGATCATAGTGAGTTGGATCATCAACTCAGGAAAGAGCGGACTGGCTGCTAATGCTTGGTGTAAAGCAACGCCTGCAAGTACCTCGCTTCTGATCTGCAAGAGCGTGTGGCGATAAATCGCATTGCCACTGGCACCTGCTGCAAGTGTTAAACCTTCAATTAACGGTAGTCCTGCACTAAAAGTGGCGGCTAATGTACGAGCAAAGCCCATTAACGCCGCTTTGCTAAGGATATTCCCCAGTACAGGAAGCTTGAGTGCAACTAGGTGTTGATAGCGGCGTAATTTTACCGAGCGGCGCCGTATCGTAATAAAGCCGTAGCTGAGGGTGAACAATATTAGCGCCAAATAGACGCCATAATTTTGCAAGGCGCGTGATAAATCAATAATCAATTGGGTGAACCAGGGTAAAGGCGCACCAAAACTATTATACATTTGTGCAAACTGAGGAATTACCCATAGTAATAAAATAGCACTAACTAAGGCCGCCACTATCAGCACTAGTGTGGGATAAAATAAGGCTTTTCTAATTTTTAATCTTAAGCGCTCTGCTTTCTCTGCATAATCGGCTAATTGCTCAAAGGCGATATCTAGAGTACCGGTTTGCTCACCAGCATAAACTAAGTCTCGATATAAAGGAGTAAAGTGTGCAGGATACTTATGTAGCGCTTTTGACAACGCTTGTCCCTGTTCTACCTCGTTACACAGGTATAATAAAATTTGTTTTAAGGGCAGGTTAACCGTGGTGCGCGCAATGAGTTGTAGACTTTGTACTAGGGCAATGCCTGCATTTAGCATAGTTGCGAGCTGGCGCGTCATAACGGCGATATCACTGGGTGTTATGGTTGTTTTACCCAGCTTAAATATTAAGCGCCGTACTGGCTTAACGTGGGTTGCTTGAATGCCTTGGCGTTGCAGTTGGTATCTAACAGCAATTAAGCTGCTTTCCACCATAGTGCCTGATACTGTTTGGCCTTTGCTATTCATGCCTTGCCAGTGGTATCGCTTGTGTTGGCTCATGGGTCACCCAGTAACTAAAGCGTAAAAATAACTACTGCTATCATGATTGAGTAATACGATTAGCCTCGGTAAGACTAATAACGCCTGCTTTAACTTTGTTTAATGCCGCGTTTCGTAAACTAAGCATCCCCGCTTGCTCAGCGGCTTTACTCAACGCTAAGCTGTCGGCACCATTAAGCATCAGTTGTGCCAATTTATTATCCATCACTAATACTTCATAAACTCCAATGCGCCCTTTGTACCCCTCAGTGCACTGCGCGCAGCCTGTTGCTTGATAAAGAGTATCTTGTTGAAGGCTTACCAATTCACTAGCAGCAAGCTGACTTATTAATAACTGAGTATCAGGACAATCTTTAATATTATGGAGCGCCTCTAACGTTATTGGCGCTTTACAATGTGGACAGAGTTGGCGCGCTAGGCGCTGCGCTATAATTAAACTTACCGCTGACACAATATTATAAGTAGCAAGTCCCATATTGGTGAGCCGAGTTAGCGTATCTATGGCGGAGTTGGTATGCAGAGTTGATAATACTAAGTGTCCGGTTTGGGCAGCTTTTAAGGCCATGTCGGCCGTGTCTAAGTCGCGAATTTCTCCCACCATAATGATGTCTGGGTCTTGGCGTAAAAAAGCTCGCAACGCTTGGGCAAAGCCTAGGCCCGCTTTAGGATTAATTTGCAGTTGATTAATGCCCGGCATTACAATTTCTATGGGGTCTTCAGCGCTAGAAATATTGCAGCTGACCGTATTTAAAATATTGAGCCCTGTATATAAGGAGACGGTTTTCCCAGAGCCAGTAGGGCCTGTGACTAAAATCAAGCCTTGCGGTAAGTGCAATGCTGTTAAATAAGCCTCTTTTTGCTGCTCGTTTAGCCCAAGCTGGTGAATATCCAATTTAGTTAGCGCATTATTGAGTAAGCGCAGCACGATTTTTTCTCCGGCTTGAATCGGCATGCTACTGACTCGTAAATCTATGGCTTGATAGCGATTAAGCGACAATTTAATCCGGCCATCTTGGGGGAGTCTGCGCTCAGCAATGTCTAATTTGGCCATCACCTTTAGTCGCGCGGCAAAGCGCTGAGCAAGTAACTTAGGAGGAGAGGCAATATCGTATAGCAGACCATCAATACGAAAGCGGATCCGATAAAAATGCTCATAAGGTTCAAAATGAATATCAGAGGCCCCTTTTCGCACCGCATTTAACAGCACCTGATGGATGTATTGCACCAAAGGCCCGTCATCTTGCTCATGAGGGCTTAACGGTGTGCTTAGATCTTCACTTAATTGCTCGATGGCCGTGTCGTGAGTTAGATCAACTAAGGGCGCGTTATTTGGGTTTTGCAGTTGGGTAAGACGTAGGGCTAATTGCTCCTCTTCCACTAGCTGGAGCTCAGTCACTATATTAAAACGAAAACTAAAATCTTCTTGAGCTTGGATTTGACTGGGATCAGAGGTCGCTAAATACAAGATATTATTCTTAATGTGGGTGGGCAGCACGTGATGACGCTCAATGAGATCTAGGCTGAGATAATGTTTAGGAAGCTCAGGGTAGGACTCATTCGTTAAATCTATTAACGCTAAGCCATAATGTTGGCTGCAAAAATGCGCTAAGTCGTAGCTCGTTATTAATTTATGTTCTATTAACACGCTAATCAGTGGTTGAGCCGCTTGTTGAGCCTGAGTCATAGCCAGCTCTAACTCAGCCGGCTCCAAGATGGCCGCTGCCAGTAAGCTCTGTGCTAAGCCGCTGCTATTCAACATAGATTGGCAGCAATGCAGGTGCTGCTATCATCATTTTTCCAAATTACGCGACCATTCTCCTCAGTGCCTAATAATATAAAGGTCTCATCATTAAGCTCATTAGTGGCCGTGGCGGTTATAAGCCAAGTCCCTGAGCTAGCTCCATCTGCTACTGCTACGCTTGCAACGTAATCAGTGGTGATACCTGAGTCAATTTTTTGAGAGTTAGTAGTCGTATCGTAACCCACGGCGTTATTACCTGCCGCCATACAGTCGGTGCCGTTAATCTGGACGCAAATATCGATGGCCGTTTTAGCCGGTCCCACGGCGGCAATCACTTCTGAAAAACGAGCGCGCTTTATATAACTTTGGTAAGCAGGGAGGGCAATAACCGCTAAAATTGCGACAATCGCTACAACTATCATCAGTTCGATAAGAGTAAAACCGCCATTAAGGCGTGAAGGAGTAGGCTTGGTCATAGAGTCATCCTTGACGATATAGCAACTCATCCTGAGTTGCGGTGTATGTCTTTTAAAAGATAGCTCTAAAAGCGAAAATAACTACCTTCACAATGAGACTGACTCTAATGAATCTTTTTTGTAACGCGACTACTCCAGTTGCAGAACAAAGGGGTGGTTAGTGATCACTAAGGAGACTTCATCTGTGCTACTTAAGTTTTTGATCGCCTCAGCGCCTTGGGTAGGATTATATATTTTTATATTTTCTAAGGATTTTTTAAATTTAATAGTAATGTTAGTGCGACTGCCAGTGAAGTTCTCTCCCCAAACAACGAGCATCATAGTGCCATCACTTTTTTGTAATAATAAGTCGTGTACTGTCTCTTGTTGATTTAATATTGAATACTCTAAATCTTGAGTTTCTAAATGCTCACCATGATCGCTAAGAATCGTTGTTAAGTTATGCAAATAATGAGCGGCCAGTCTAGGAGAATAATCTGCTTTATAAAAGCCAAAGCTTTGATTACCGCCTTCATCACTTCTATCTCTTAGGATATACATAGCAGTATGACTCCAGCCTCTTTTAAATTGCGCTAGATAAGTCGACATGTACATAAGTGCTTGCACTTCTTCAGTAATAGAGCCCGAGAGGTTAATTCCTGTTTCTGTCGTTACCTTAGGTAAGTTTAATAATTGGCTCTCATCATATCCTGAAAAATGCTTAAGCCAAGTATTACCAAAATTACCGTATAAACCATCTACTGGACTATTTGAAGAGGGATCTGCTGCGCGCCAAGTTTGATTATCTTTAATGGCTAAGAAGCTGGGATGGGAAAAATAATTATGACAATTAGCATAATCCGCATATTTAGTGCCGATCGGCATAAGGGTATTAGCGATTTTTGGTATTTCAAGAAATTGTAAGCCACAGTTATCAGTTTGGGCGCCGGTTTCAGTGGTGCTCCAAACGGGATAGTGGCGCAAAACAGGATGGTTTTTAACGGCTAAATATAAGTCTCTATGTAGCTTAGCCACGGGTAGCCAGGAGTGAGATTTTCCGCCTTGTTCGCCATTATACGTCACGTCCCAGTTATTAGGTTCATTACACCCTTCTATGGCTAGCAAAGCGCCAAAGTCTGCAACGGTTGCTGAACCTGAAATAACACCGTTTATATCTGTCCCACCGCTACCTAGACCAAAACTTACTTTTACCTTTGCGTGATCGTAGAGCTTTTTGATTTTGTCTATGGTGCTAGCCGAGTTCGCCGCCCCTGCTACTCTAATCCAACGCGCACCTAAATATTTACAACAGGCAATCGTATTATCGATATCTTCGCCGCGTCTATAGATAGCGCTATTAACGCCAATACTAGCTAAAAATTTATTTGCGGAGAGTGCGCGAGTTTTAGTAAAGTCGATAGGTCCAGGCAAGGGTTTAGGTGGGTTGTCTGGATGAACGCCGTCACTGCATCCGCCTAAATTAGAGAGTTTCATACCGGGTTGATTACCTATTTCTACAGTCTGCTTAGGATAATCAATTATTCCTTTATCAATTAAGTACCTAACATAACACCAACCATAAGGATGCTTTCCTTTACCTGAAATATTGACATGAGGAAGGTTAATTATTTTAACACTGCCGCCAATTTTTTCGATGCTGGCAAGAAAAGTTAATGACTGCCATTTGGTTTTATTTTCAGTGCTAAAACCGTCAACATAGATATTGCCGCCTACTTCTTTTAAGTTTAAAAAACCAAATTCATAAGAACGATCTCGGCCATGGCCTACAGGAAAAGATATTTCAAAGTTACCACCTACGTATTCGAGTGCCATGCCCGATGTTTCATTTAGTATTTGGTGAAAGTTGGTGATGATGAAATCACCGTCTACTCTTTTTATGCCACTAAAAAATAAACGTTTATACCAGCCGTCATTACCAGAAAATGCCATATTGCATCGGTCGAATACAAAATCTCCTTTAATATGCGTCATATTGTCAGGCATAGGATTGCCGTGGCCGTCTTGACCGCGATTAAAGTGATCGGGCCAAGTAATAGCAGGAGCATTGATAAATTTAATACCCCCATTGCAGGTAATATTTTTGAAAAAGGAGCCCACTCCTGTGACCGGGCTTGCCATCTCTTTAGTCAAGTTTAAGAAGGATACGGTACCCTCTACGCTTAATATTCGGTGATATAATTTATCAAATGCACTTTGTGAAACGGCTCCTGTAATAGTGAGGTTGCCAACCGCTTCTTTTTTTCCTGCACCGGCAGCTACAAAATTTTCTATCGCTTGTGAACCATCAAGATAAACGTCTAAGTACATAATTTAGCTCCTTCATATCATTAGGGTTAGCTGGTATACGACTTTGCTAGAACATTTATGACTACCTCACTACAGCCAATAAGCCATAGCGATAAAACTGAGAACGTTAGGCTATTTAACTTGGTTCCAATCAAATCCTACACCAGGATCCGTCTTTCTGCCGGGTGCTATGTCGCTGTGTCCCACTATGTGCTTGGTAGTGATGCGAGGGAAGCGGGTCTGAATAAGTTGAATAAGTTTGTTAAGTGATTGATATTGCTCAGGTGTGAAGCTGTCTGTGTCTGTGCCTTCAAGCTCAATACCAATAGCAAAATCATTGCAGCGCTCGCGACCTTGAAAGTTAGACTGGCCTGCATGCCAAGCACGCTGTAATAAAGAAACGTATTGTACTAACTCGCCGTCTCGTCTGATCAGACAATGAGCTGAAACTTTAAGATGTTGAATACCAGCGAAGTAAGCATCATCACTGGGATCCAGCTGCCCTAAAAAAAGTTGATCGATATAAGGGCCACCATATTTACCTGGCGGTAAGCTAATGCTGTGGATCACTAACAGCGAGATTTCTTGCTCTGGTCTGTCATCAAAGTGGGGAGAGGGGCAGTGGCGTGCTGGCTCTAGCCAGCCATCATCAGTTAACATCAAGGTTGAGGTCATTTTTTTGGGTCTCAATTGAGTTATATAATTAAAAGTTAGCGTATAAACTCGTCCCAAGCGATGCCATTTGGCAATATATTTAAAGCCTTAGCGGCTTAGAGACAAATCAAGGAGTCGCCAAATGAGTCAGCATATGGATACCCAGCGCCGCTTAGGTCGCATTATGTGGCTTATCGCTTGGGGGTTGGCCCTTGCGCTATTAACTTGGTTTTTTCAGCAAAAATTGCAACATGATAACAATCCTAACCAAAGCGTTCGCCAGCTCGATGCACAAACTATTGTCTTAGCACAAAACAAACGCGGCCATTATGTCGCCACGGGTCACATTAATGGTCAAGAAGTGGTGTTCTTGCTAGATACGGGCGCCACCCAAGTTGCTATTCCACAAGGCTTAGCTAAGAAACTGGGGCTTAAAAAGGGACACGAGCTGGGTCTAAATACCGCCGCCGGTGTGGTGGTTGGCCATACCACGCGCGTTAAAAATTTATCTTTTGGACCCTTCACTTTGCACAATTTGAGTGCGGTAATCATGCCCAGTGATAGCGATGAAATATTGCTAGGGATGAATGCACTGCGCCAGTTTGAGCTTATTCAGCGTAATGGTGAGCTGACTATTCGCCGCTGAAAAAGTATCAATCCAAAAGAATAAATAGCAAAACTGTTTTTGCTACAAAGTCTACGTAAAACGCCAAAAAACTTTGATGAGATAAGAGCGACAACTGATTAAAGTAACAGTCAAATCTGGATTAATAGTGAAGAGTGCTTTGGCCTATGCCCTGCACTTTAAAACTGGTTTTCTTAAGCTTTTAAGTGAAGCCAATATAAACAGCTAACTACAGGCTGCCTCTTTAATACCGAAACACCTGATGTTGGAAAAAACTATGTTAGAACAAGCGATGTTAGAAAAAGAAATTCGTTTTAATGTTACCGCCGCCCTCAGCGAAGATTTAGGCGGCACCTTAGATGCCAGTCGTGACATTACTGCCCAGTTGTTACCAGAAACCGAACGTGTCGTTGCTCATCTTATTACGCGAGAAGCAGGGGTGTTTTGTGGCCAAGCTTTTGCACAAGAAACCTTTCGCCAACTTGGTGATGACGTGAAATTAACCTGGCATGTTAAGGACGGCGATGCAGTCAGTGCCAATCAGCGCTTATTAACGCTGACGGGTCCTGCTCGCGCCATTATGACTGGCGAGCGAACGGCCTTGAATTTTATTCAAACCTTATCGGGGGTGGCTACCGTCACGCAACGCTACGTTGAGCGACTTGCTGGAACCCACTGTCGTTTGCTAGATACGCGCAAAACCCTGCCAGGCCTACGTTTAGCGCTAAAATATGCCGTGACCTGCGGCGGTGGGCTAAATCACCGTCTTGGGTTATATGATGCGTATTTAATTAAAGAAAATCATATTTTTGCCTGTGGCGGAATTGATAAAGCAATAAGTGAAGCTCGCCGTTTACAGCCAGCCAGAACGGTAGAGGTGGAAGTAGAATCTCTTAATGAGCTTGAACAGGCACTAGCGGCGGGGGCTGACATTATTATGCTCGATAACTTTAGTGTCCAAGATATGCAAAGCGCCGTTAAATTAAGTGCCGGCAGGGTAAAGCTTGAAGTATCAGGAGATGTAACGCTGGAGACTATTAGTGAGTTTGCTGCCACCGGTGTGGATTTTATCTCAGTGGGTGCGCTCACCAAGCACGTGCAGGCGTTAGATCTGTCATTGCGGGTGGCAGAGTAATTAATAATAGCGCCAAGCATTATGGCTAGTGCTGTGTTGGTTTGATAGTGAAGCCGGCTCTTCGGTGAACTGCACTTAGGGGAGCGGTATACATGTATGTTTTACTTAGCAGTATCGGCCGTTTAAAACAGCCCGTGTTGGGGCTTTATGGTGTTTTAACTGGATACTTGGCGTCGGGCGCTCGGCGCTATTTAACGTCATTATCAATTATTCTGATTTGCCTTTTTCTCAGACTCGGCTAGGTTAAGAGCGCGGTAAAATAAAGTTGACGATTTTTTACGCTATTGTATTCAAATTAGCTTAATTTATTGGACATTTTCGGTGTGTAATGATACCTTTTTTTAACAGTGTAAATTGGTCTTACCAATATAGTCGAGTTAAATGTCGAATCAGCGTATCAAACAACCTAAACTTGCCGACACTATCGCCGCTAAAATTGAGCAAATGATAGTAGAAGGTAGCTTACAGCCCGGACAGCGCTTGCTGCCCGAGCGTGAGCTTGCCGAGCAGTACGCCGTATCTCGGCCGTCGGTAAGAGAGGCCATTCAATTGCTGGAGGCAAGAGGCTTGGTTTCTCGACGTCAAGGTGGCGGTACTTACGTACAGAACGCTTTGACTAAAGGGTTGGCTGATCCTTTGTTTCAGTTGCTAGCGGAACATCCAGAGTCACAATATGACATGCTGGAGTTTCGCCATACCATGGAAGGTATCTCCGCTTTTTATGCCGCCATGCGCGGTAATGAAGCTGACTT
This genomic window from Oceanisphaera avium contains:
- a CDS encoding prepilin peptidase; the encoded protein is MALLYQWLASDMLALYFIIFIISLLVGSFLNVVIYRLPIMLKQQWQQDCVTLHQHPSPSAVTFNLCTPGSRCSHCQHALSALDNIPLLSWLMLKGRCRYCQAPIAKRYPLIELTSAVLAVVLVWRFGASPHLLGALLFTWLLICMTMIDVDHLLLPDSLTLSLLWLGLLINTHDLFISLPSAVLGAAIGYGVLWCLYWAFKLLTGKEGMGYGDFKLLAALGAWFGWQSLLPILLISSMTGAIIGLSLMASKRLTTELTLPFGPALALAGWVYLVWGEALVQRYWSLVL
- a CDS encoding type II secretion system F family protein, whose product is MSQHKRYHWQGMNSKGQTVSGTMVESSLIAVRYQLQRQGIQATHVKPVRRLIFKLGKTTITPSDIAVMTRQLATMLNAGIALVQSLQLIARTTVNLPLKQILLYLCNEVEQGQALSKALHKYPAHFTPLYRDLVYAGEQTGTLDIAFEQLADYAEKAERLRLKIRKALFYPTLVLIVAALVSAILLLWVIPQFAQMYNSFGAPLPWFTQLIIDLSRALQNYGVYLALILFTLSYGFITIRRRSVKLRRYQHLVALKLPVLGNILSKAALMGFARTLAATFSAGLPLIEGLTLAAGASGNAIYRHTLLQIRSEVLAGVALHQALAASPLFPELMIQLTMIGEETGRIDDMMHKIANIYETEVDSTVEALASLIEPVMMLILGVLVGGLVIAMYLPIFSLGSVIH
- the pilB gene encoding type IV-A pilus assembly ATPase PilB, with the protein product MLNSSGLAQSLLAAAILEPAELELAMTQAQQAAQPLISVLIEHKLITSYDLAHFCSQHYGLALIDLTNESYPELPKHYLSLDLIERHHVLPTHIKNNILYLATSDPSQIQAQEDFSFRFNIVTELQLVEEEQLALRLTQLQNPNNAPLVDLTHDTAIEQLSEDLSTPLSPHEQDDGPLVQYIHQVLLNAVRKGASDIHFEPYEHFYRIRFRIDGLLYDIASPPKLLAQRFAARLKVMAKLDIAERRLPQDGRIKLSLNRYQAIDLRVSSMPIQAGEKIVLRLLNNALTKLDIHQLGLNEQQKEAYLTALHLPQGLILVTGPTGSGKTVSLYTGLNILNTVSCNISSAEDPIEIVMPGINQLQINPKAGLGFAQALRAFLRQDPDIIMVGEIRDLDTADMALKAAQTGHLVLSTLHTNSAIDTLTRLTNMGLATYNIVSAVSLIIAQRLARQLCPHCKAPITLEALHNIKDCPDTQLLISQLAASELVSLQQDTLYQATGCAQCTEGYKGRIGVYEVLVMDNKLAQLMLNGADSLALSKAAEQAGMLSLRNAALNKVKAGVISLTEANRITQS
- a CDS encoding pilin, which produces MTKPTPSRLNGGFTLIELMIVVAIVAILAVIALPAYQSYIKRARFSEVIAAVGPAKTAIDICVQINGTDCMAAGNNAVGYDTTTNSQKIDSGITTDYVASVAVADGASSGTWLITATATNELNDETFILLGTEENGRVIWKNDDSSTCIAANLC
- the ampD gene encoding 1,6-anhydro-N-acetylmuramyl-L-alanine amidase AmpD, whose amino-acid sequence is MTSTLMLTDDGWLEPARHCPSPHFDDRPEQEISLLVIHSISLPPGKYGGPYIDQLFLGQLDPSDDAYFAGIQHLKVSAHCLIRRDGELVQYVSLLQRAWHAGQSNFQGRERCNDFAIGIELEGTDTDSFTPEQYQSLNKLIQLIQTRFPRITTKHIVGHSDIAPGRKTDPGVGFDWNQVK
- a CDS encoding retropepsin-like aspartic protease family protein, which translates into the protein MSQHMDTQRRLGRIMWLIAWGLALALLTWFFQQKLQHDNNPNQSVRQLDAQTIVLAQNKRGHYVATGHINGQEVVFLLDTGATQVAIPQGLAKKLGLKKGHELGLNTAAGVVVGHTTRVKNLSFGPFTLHNLSAVIMPSDSDEILLGMNALRQFELIQRNGELTIRR
- the nadC gene encoding carboxylating nicotinate-nucleotide diphosphorylase yields the protein MLEKEIRFNVTAALSEDLGGTLDASRDITAQLLPETERVVAHLITREAGVFCGQAFAQETFRQLGDDVKLTWHVKDGDAVSANQRLLTLTGPARAIMTGERTALNFIQTLSGVATVTQRYVERLAGTHCRLLDTRKTLPGLRLALKYAVTCGGGLNHRLGLYDAYLIKENHIFACGGIDKAISEARRLQPARTVEVEVESLNELEQALAAGADIIMLDNFSVQDMQSAVKLSAGRVKLEVSGDVTLETISEFAATGVDFISVGALTKHVQALDLSLRVAE